In Streptomyces sp. NBC_00433, a single genomic region encodes these proteins:
- a CDS encoding GNAT family N-acetyltransferase codes for MPADFSAGARLELRITPADVGKRVSVRQLAEVTHGRPTFTDTVGVLASWDEGVVHITRRTGETVRIAESALVAGKVVPPAPVRRAPAVPGATDQEMEAIAARAWPATETAPLGGWTLRHSGGFTRRANSVLVAGDPGMPLDEALAEVVRWYGERGATPYLQVPDSSPYAAPAAERGWSREADTLVRTAPLAPLTRLPDGPAALSRTPDAEWLAAYHRTGDLAEVALRVVTGGPSVWFATMPGAIGRAVVDGPWALFGAVEVIPSHRRRGLATAVMGALARRAAEEGATAAYLQVEADNEGARALYDRLGFSDHHGYHYRRPAA; via the coding sequence ATGCCAGCGGATTTCTCGGCCGGCGCTCGACTCGAACTCCGGATCACCCCCGCTGACGTGGGAAAACGCGTATCCGTACGGCAGCTGGCCGAGGTAACTCACGGGCGTCCGACCTTCACCGATACGGTCGGTGTTCTCGCATCCTGGGACGAGGGAGTGGTGCACATCACGCGCAGGACCGGCGAAACCGTCCGTATCGCGGAATCCGCCCTCGTCGCGGGCAAGGTTGTCCCGCCCGCGCCGGTGCGGCGGGCGCCGGCCGTGCCCGGGGCGACGGACCAGGAGATGGAAGCCATCGCCGCGCGGGCGTGGCCCGCCACCGAGACCGCCCCGCTCGGCGGCTGGACGCTGCGCCATTCCGGCGGCTTCACCCGGCGGGCCAACTCGGTGCTCGTCGCCGGCGACCCCGGGATGCCTCTGGACGAGGCGCTGGCCGAGGTCGTGCGGTGGTACGGCGAGCGCGGCGCGACACCGTATCTGCAAGTGCCCGACTCCTCGCCCTACGCCGCCCCTGCGGCGGAGCGCGGCTGGTCGCGGGAGGCCGACACGCTGGTCAGGACCGCGCCGCTGGCCCCGCTCACCCGGCTGCCCGACGGGCCCGCCGCGCTGTCCCGCACACCGGACGCCGAATGGCTGGCCGCCTACCACCGCACCGGGGACCTGGCCGAGGTGGCGCTCAGGGTCGTCACCGGTGGGCCGTCCGTATGGTTCGCCACCATGCCCGGCGCGATCGGGCGGGCCGTGGTCGACGGGCCCTGGGCGCTCTTCGGGGCCGTCGAGGTCATACCGTCGCACCGGCGGCGCGGCCTGGCCACCGCCGTCATGGGCGCGCTCGCCCGGCGGGCCGCGGAAGAGGGCGCCACCGCCGCGTATCTCCAGGTCGAGGCCGACAACGAGGGCGCCCGCGCCCTCTACGACCGGCTCGGCTTCAGCGACCACCACGGCTACCACTACCGGCGACCGGCGGCATGA
- a CDS encoding transglutaminase-like domain-containing protein, with protein MTPPPDPEPEPAAARFAAAAREERPDLAEMCLLIGARADPALDGAAADTAQIELDRLAGLLPHGLATPMDWAAALHRVLGVGHGFHGTPKDYQRLSSSLLQEVLRRRRGLPILLSVVWIEVARRAGAPVYGVALPGHFAVGLGDPDGEHVLVDPFDAGRLMSRTDAELLAAGGDVFHPADPLDVVQRILNNIRAWAAPRPEHRAVQLWTLDLTLLLPRHPAKLRYERAQLLVTMGDFLGGAAEMDSYAELIGAFDPESASTIRSRARAARAHLN; from the coding sequence ATGACCCCGCCACCCGACCCCGAACCCGAACCGGCCGCCGCGCGGTTCGCCGCGGCGGCCCGCGAGGAACGGCCCGACCTGGCCGAAATGTGCCTGCTTATCGGCGCCCGCGCCGACCCCGCGCTGGACGGCGCCGCCGCCGACACCGCGCAGATCGAACTCGACCGGCTCGCCGGGCTGCTCCCGCACGGCCTGGCCACCCCGATGGACTGGGCCGCCGCCCTGCACCGCGTCCTGGGCGTCGGCCACGGCTTCCACGGCACCCCCAAGGACTACCAGCGGCTGTCCTCCTCCCTCCTCCAGGAGGTGCTGCGGCGGCGCCGCGGCCTGCCCATCCTGCTCTCCGTCGTCTGGATCGAGGTCGCCCGCCGCGCCGGCGCCCCCGTCTACGGTGTCGCCCTCCCCGGCCACTTCGCCGTCGGCCTCGGCGACCCCGACGGCGAGCATGTCCTGGTCGACCCCTTCGACGCCGGGCGCCTCATGTCCCGCACCGACGCCGAGCTGCTCGCGGCGGGCGGTGACGTCTTCCACCCGGCCGACCCGCTGGACGTCGTCCAGCGCATCCTCAACAACATCCGCGCGTGGGCCGCGCCGCGGCCCGAGCACCGGGCCGTCCAGCTCTGGACGCTCGATCTCACGCTGCTGCTTCCGCGGCACCCCGCCAAGTTGCGCTACGAGCGGGCGCAGCTGCTTGTCACGATGGGTGACTTTCTTGGCGGGGCCGCGGAGATGGACTCCTACGCGGAGTTGATCGGCGCGTTCGACCCCGAGTCGGCGTCCACGATCCGCTCCCGCGCCCGCGCCGCCCGAGCCCACCTCAACTGA
- a CDS encoding nuclear transport factor 2 family protein translates to MTHAPMPIPVAAALEAANAGAIEDFLAAFGADGAVDDWGREFRGHEAIRGWSDAEFIGKQVRLEVTGCRTDGDTTTVSAQVGGNGYNGPSDFAFTVRDDRVALMRITG, encoded by the coding sequence ATGACGCACGCACCCATGCCCATCCCCGTCGCCGCGGCCCTGGAGGCCGCCAACGCCGGCGCCATCGAGGACTTCCTCGCCGCCTTCGGCGCCGACGGCGCCGTGGACGACTGGGGCCGCGAATTTCGTGGCCACGAGGCGATCCGCGGCTGGAGCGACGCCGAATTCATCGGCAAGCAGGTCCGGCTGGAGGTGACCGGTTGCCGCACCGACGGTGACACGACGACCGTGAGCGCGCAGGTCGGCGGCAACGGCTACAACGGCCCCTCCGACTTCGCCTTCACCGTACGAGACGACCGCGTCGCCTTGATGCGCATCACCGGCTGA
- a CDS encoding SpoIIE family protein phosphatase, producing the protein MAAVCGEPGDDPADDERLGLLEAAEDLGVGGLLRLALQQAVAALCGFGGLAHLRGTEEGTLSLAAVTGLPPSLAARWNDLRYDAGTAPSGAVTSLDVTWDPRWPVGNGAAAAGGGTPQARWVIGAVAPPAPGGGADLPGGVVSAPIVIKGEAVGALSVFAGALPDARQQRFLTRLAAFVGSRLPRARPRGTGTAPWWQEPSGTREVMQQISVGTWTWHLDSGLLEIDEVTEELIRAAGLDPAAWDHRIESWMARIHPDDRPGVQGAIENSLATGAPYAVEYRVLDAQGIASWLELRAGFEYDDTGRPVCMVGTAWNVTDRRSVRAWLVGLLEQHPDPMHVLTAEDRVEWANHAARALGDGRGAKVVGEIPWEKQPELAGHGIPELLARARAAPGAPVSTELTFRDESSGRIACWRVRAVEVGGFVATQMADISEQKATEAAEAERGRRVSELNQALIGAVDTRDVVAAITEHVLPLVAAQGLIVHDLTGPAPRLVAATGYSAEFRAELEAPGWPQRLADATDITAPRYFSSIAELDADSPRLTPLARHGGKGAWAVLPLIVGDRRVGSCIISWPAARRFTEQEKTLLGTAGVIIAQALGKARLYEEARHRAERLQKELLPGELPDTLAVSGASRYRLAAGEDVGGDWFDTVPMPGGRTLAVIGDVKGHGLEQAIAMGIMRHAVLTVAALDLPIDEIMAHLNDVAERVGPLTASSMLVLYDATTGSCRIASAGHPPPILAKPGGKAHEVDLPTGEPLGKAQVPAPVVEMVLPEDSVLVLYSDGLAGGGDGAAEPLADLLTRYAADAPLPSAPDRRGPWLDTLCDMITEQLPPDPSRQDDAVLLALAMGRVPEDRIAAWDLPWAPESAGRGRDLAAGTLADWDLAGLTDTVRLVVSELIGNAVRHAVGIGTNVGDDSDEAGLLRLRLFQHPDDTVTCEVYDGSQATPRVRHPLLDDEFGRGLQLVAVTARRWGTRYTEGGKCIWAAVGL; encoded by the coding sequence ATGGCTGCCGTGTGCGGCGAACCGGGCGACGACCCGGCGGACGACGAACGGCTGGGCCTGCTCGAAGCCGCGGAAGACCTCGGCGTCGGGGGCCTGCTGCGCCTCGCGCTGCAACAGGCCGTCGCCGCCCTCTGCGGCTTCGGCGGGCTCGCCCACCTGCGCGGCACCGAGGAGGGCACGCTGAGCCTCGCGGCGGTGACCGGTCTGCCCCCCTCGCTTGCGGCCCGCTGGAACGACCTGCGGTACGACGCGGGCACAGCGCCCTCAGGCGCGGTGACGAGCCTCGACGTGACGTGGGACCCGCGGTGGCCCGTCGGCAACGGCGCGGCCGCGGCAGGCGGCGGCACACCCCAGGCCAGGTGGGTCATCGGCGCAGTGGCACCGCCCGCGCCCGGGGGAGGCGCCGACCTGCCGGGCGGCGTCGTGTCCGCCCCGATCGTGATCAAGGGGGAGGCCGTCGGCGCCCTCTCCGTCTTCGCCGGAGCCCTCCCGGACGCCAGGCAGCAGCGCTTCCTCACCCGCCTGGCCGCCTTCGTCGGCAGCCGGCTGCCGCGGGCCCGCCCCCGGGGTACCGGCACCGCGCCCTGGTGGCAGGAGCCGAGCGGCACGCGGGAGGTCATGCAGCAGATCAGCGTCGGCACCTGGACCTGGCACCTGGACAGCGGGCTGCTGGAGATCGACGAGGTCACCGAGGAGCTGATCAGAGCGGCCGGGCTCGACCCCGCCGCCTGGGACCACCGGATCGAGTCCTGGATGGCCCGCATCCACCCCGACGACCGGCCCGGCGTCCAGGGGGCCATCGAGAACTCGCTGGCGACCGGGGCCCCCTACGCCGTCGAATACCGCGTCCTCGACGCCCAGGGCATCGCCAGCTGGCTGGAGCTGCGGGCCGGCTTCGAGTACGACGACACCGGCCGGCCGGTGTGCATGGTGGGCACCGCCTGGAATGTCACCGACCGCCGCAGCGTACGCGCCTGGCTCGTCGGCCTGCTGGAGCAGCACCCGGACCCCATGCACGTGCTGACCGCCGAGGACCGCGTCGAATGGGCCAACCACGCCGCACGCGCGCTCGGTGACGGCCGGGGCGCCAAAGTGGTCGGCGAGATCCCCTGGGAGAAGCAGCCGGAGCTCGCCGGCCACGGCATCCCCGAGCTGCTGGCCAGGGCCAGGGCCGCCCCCGGGGCCCCGGTGAGCACCGAGCTGACCTTCCGCGACGAGTCCAGCGGGCGGATCGCCTGCTGGCGGGTGCGCGCCGTCGAGGTGGGCGGCTTCGTCGCCACCCAGATGGCCGACATCTCCGAGCAGAAGGCCACCGAGGCGGCCGAGGCCGAGCGCGGCCGCCGGGTGAGCGAGCTGAACCAGGCACTGATCGGCGCGGTCGACACCCGGGACGTGGTCGCGGCGATCACCGAGCACGTACTGCCGCTGGTCGCGGCCCAGGGCCTGATCGTGCACGACCTCACAGGCCCGGCGCCCCGGCTGGTGGCCGCCACCGGCTACTCGGCGGAATTCCGCGCGGAGCTGGAGGCGCCCGGCTGGCCGCAGCGGCTCGCCGACGCCACCGACATCACCGCGCCGCGGTATTTCTCCTCGATCGCCGAACTCGACGCGGACTCGCCCCGGCTCACGCCGCTCGCCCGGCACGGCGGCAAGGGCGCCTGGGCCGTGCTGCCGCTGATCGTCGGCGACCGCAGGGTCGGCTCCTGCATCATCAGCTGGCCCGCGGCCCGCCGCTTCACCGAGCAGGAGAAGACCTTGCTCGGCACCGCCGGTGTGATCATCGCCCAGGCGCTCGGCAAGGCGCGGCTCTACGAAGAGGCCAGGCACCGGGCCGAACGCCTGCAGAAGGAGCTGCTGCCCGGCGAGCTGCCCGACACCCTCGCCGTCAGCGGCGCCTCCCGCTACCGGCTGGCCGCGGGCGAGGACGTCGGCGGCGACTGGTTCGACACGGTCCCGATGCCCGGCGGCCGTACGCTCGCCGTCATCGGCGACGTCAAGGGCCACGGCCTCGAACAGGCCATCGCCATGGGCATCATGCGGCACGCGGTGCTCACCGTCGCCGCCCTCGACCTGCCCATCGACGAGATCATGGCCCACCTCAACGACGTCGCCGAGCGGGTCGGACCGCTCACCGCCAGCAGCATGCTGGTGCTCTACGACGCCACCACCGGCAGCTGCCGGATCGCCAGCGCGGGCCACCCGCCGCCGATCCTGGCCAAGCCCGGCGGCAAGGCCCACGAGGTGGACCTGCCCACGGGCGAGCCGCTCGGCAAGGCGCAGGTCCCGGCGCCGGTCGTCGAGATGGTGCTGCCCGAGGACAGCGTCCTGGTCCTCTACAGCGACGGTCTGGCCGGCGGCGGCGACGGCGCCGCCGAGCCGCTCGCCGACCTGCTCACCCGCTACGCGGCCGACGCCCCGCTCCCGTCCGCCCCCGACCGCCGCGGCCCGTGGCTCGACACGCTCTGCGACATGATCACCGAGCAGCTGCCGCCCGACCCGAGCCGGCAGGACGACGCGGTCCTGCTGGCGCTGGCCATGGGGCGGGTCCCCGAGGACCGCATCGCGGCCTGGGACCTGCCGTGGGCGCCCGAATCGGCCGGGCGCGGCCGTGACCTGGCCGCCGGGACCCTCGCCGACTGGGATCTCGCCGGCCTCACCGACACCGTCAGGCTGGTGGTGAGCGAACTCATCGGCAATGCGGTCAGGCACGCGGTCGGCATCGGCACGAACGTCGGCGACGACAGCGACGAAGCCGGGCTGCTGCGGCTGCGCCTCTTCCAGCACCCCGACGACACCGTCACCTGCGAGGTCTACGACGGCTCCCAGGCCACGCCGCGGGTGCGCCACCCGTTGCTCGACGACGAGTTCGGCCGCGGCCTGCAACTCGTCGCCGTCACCGCCCGCAGGTGGGGCACCCGCTACACCGAAGGCGGCAAGTGCATCTGGGCGGCGGTCGGCCTGTGA
- a CDS encoding DUF6113 family protein, with amino-acid sequence MTTPVTLGRILGYLGLAVLGALVALAGALVQDGWFPGGLFLALAGCAALFYGGLKATGSRVGVAVPAAIWLISVLLLSSTRSEGDFLFAAGASAYLYLLGGALAAVICATLPQLTSSGANTA; translated from the coding sequence ATGACCACCCCCGTCACACTCGGCCGCATCCTCGGCTACCTCGGCCTCGCCGTCCTCGGTGCCCTCGTCGCGCTCGCCGGGGCGCTCGTCCAGGACGGCTGGTTCCCCGGCGGGCTGTTCCTGGCCCTCGCGGGCTGCGCCGCCCTCTTCTACGGCGGCCTGAAGGCCACCGGCAGCCGCGTCGGCGTGGCCGTGCCGGCCGCGATCTGGCTCATCTCGGTGCTGCTGCTCAGCTCCACCCGATCCGAGGGCGACTTCCTCTTCGCGGCGGGCGCCTCGGCCTACCTCTACCTCCTCGGCGGCGCCCTGGCCGCGGTGATCTGCGCCACTCTGCCCCAACTGACCTCATCCGGGGCGAATACCGCCTGA
- the mshB gene encoding N-acetyl-1-D-myo-inositol-2-amino-2-deoxy-alpha-D-glucopyranoside deacetylase, with the protein MTDRSTPSARPARRLLLVHAHPDDETINNGATMAKYAAEGALVTLVTCTLGEEGEVIPAELAHLASDRDDTLGEYRIGELGAAMSELGVTDHRFLGGPGRYRDSGMMGVAENEVADCFWQADLDEAAGHLAEVIMDVRPQAMVTYDDNGGYGHPDHIQAHRVALRGYELAADQGHRVDRVFEICTPRSVVEEGFARLAAAGRDFPFEGIASPDDVPGVVDDDQVTVVVDGSAYTGHKTAAMRAHATQIAVDGPFFALSNDLGQPFSATEYYRQVRGETLGGGSAGGPAGDLFDIDGGHDGRGSAS; encoded by the coding sequence ATGACCGACCGATCCACCCCGTCCGCACGTCCGGCGCGCCGGCTGTTGCTCGTCCACGCCCACCCGGACGACGAGACGATCAACAACGGCGCCACCATGGCGAAGTACGCGGCGGAAGGCGCCCTCGTCACCCTCGTCACCTGCACGCTCGGCGAGGAGGGCGAGGTGATCCCGGCGGAGCTGGCCCATCTGGCGTCCGACCGGGACGACACCCTGGGCGAGTACCGGATCGGCGAGCTGGGCGCGGCGATGTCGGAGCTGGGCGTCACCGACCACCGCTTCCTCGGCGGCCCCGGCCGCTACCGCGACTCCGGCATGATGGGCGTCGCCGAGAACGAGGTGGCCGACTGCTTCTGGCAGGCCGACCTCGACGAGGCGGCGGGCCACCTGGCCGAGGTCATCATGGACGTGCGCCCGCAGGCGATGGTCACCTACGACGACAACGGCGGCTACGGCCACCCCGACCACATCCAGGCCCACCGGGTCGCCCTGCGCGGCTACGAACTGGCCGCGGACCAGGGCCACCGGGTGGACCGGGTCTTCGAGATCTGCACCCCGCGCTCGGTGGTCGAGGAGGGCTTCGCCCGGCTCGCGGCGGCCGGCCGGGACTTCCCCTTCGAGGGCATCGCCTCCCCGGACGACGTGCCGGGCGTCGTCGACGACGACCAGGTGACCGTGGTGGTCGACGGCAGCGCCTACACCGGCCACAAGACCGCGGCGATGCGCGCGCACGCCACCCAGATCGCCGTGGACGGCCCGTTCTTCGCGCTGTCCAACGACCTCGGGCAGCCGTTCTCCGCGACCGAATACTATCGCCAGGTGCGCGGTGAAACCCTCGGCGGCGGGTCCGCGGGCGGCCCGGCCGGCGACCTCTTCGACATCGACGGCGGCCACGACGGCCGCGGGAGCGCGTCATGA
- a CDS encoding prolyl oligopeptidase family serine peptidase: MTYLSFPRQHARTQRFSLGAPRAFAVAPGGERVAFLRSRSGTDTAQLLWVLDLPAAGEGAPGERVAADPVALLGGSPEDLPAAERARRERSREGSAGVVAYAVDGAVAVAAFALSGRLFTASLLPGGGGAREVAVPGPVVDPRPSPDGRWVAFAAGGALRVVAADGAGERALAEPDGDQVSWGLAEFVAAEEMGRSRGFWWAPDSSALLAARVDESGVARRWISEPSQPDRAPVEVAYPAAGTANAEVSLALLGLDGSRRDVTWDRERFPYLAAVHWTAAGPPVLLVQARDQRTQHYLTVDLATGATSTAVAEEDRIWLDLFPGVPALRPDGTLLRITDVDGVRVLMAGEAALTGGELHVRALLDAGGDDILVSASAGPDAADPQTGQIHVHRVTAEGPVRVTEEPGVHSAVRAGEVTVLVSAVPDRPGAAVRVLRAGRQVAEVASYAETPSLTARVRFAEAGKRKIPCAVLLPSGYAEGDGPLPVLMDPYGGPHGQRVVAAHNPHLVSQWFADQGFAVVVADGRGTPGRSPGWEKGISGGRLAEVVLDDQIDALHALAEDFPLDLGRVAIRGWSFGGTLAALAVLRRPDVFHAGVAGAPLTDQRLYDTHYTERYLGHPDEQAEAYDLNSVVTADGIPQLASPARPLMIVHGFADDNVLVANTLRLSSALLAAGRPHEVLPLSGGVTHMTPQEQVAENLLLLQVDFLRRSLATGA; encoded by the coding sequence ATGACGTACCTCTCATTCCCGCGGCAGCACGCACGGACGCAGCGGTTCAGTCTGGGGGCGCCGCGGGCCTTCGCGGTCGCGCCCGGGGGCGAGCGGGTGGCCTTCCTGCGGTCGCGGTCGGGTACGGACACCGCCCAACTGCTGTGGGTGCTCGACCTGCCGGCGGCGGGCGAGGGGGCCCCTGGCGAGCGTGTGGCGGCCGACCCGGTGGCGCTGCTGGGCGGTTCGCCCGAGGACCTGCCGGCGGCCGAGAGGGCCCGCAGGGAGCGCAGCAGGGAGGGTTCCGCGGGCGTGGTGGCCTATGCGGTGGACGGCGCCGTGGCGGTCGCCGCCTTCGCGCTGTCGGGGCGGCTGTTCACCGCCTCGCTGCTGCCCGGCGGCGGCGGTGCGCGCGAGGTGGCGGTGCCGGGTCCCGTGGTGGACCCGCGGCCGTCGCCGGACGGCCGGTGGGTGGCCTTCGCGGCGGGGGGCGCGCTGCGGGTGGTCGCGGCGGACGGCGCGGGCGAGCGCGCCCTTGCCGAGCCCGACGGCGACCAGGTGTCGTGGGGGCTCGCGGAATTCGTCGCGGCCGAGGAGATGGGCCGCTCCAGGGGCTTCTGGTGGGCGCCGGACAGCTCCGCGCTGCTGGCCGCCAGGGTGGACGAGTCGGGGGTGGCGCGGCGCTGGATCTCCGAGCCCTCGCAGCCCGACCGGGCCCCGGTCGAGGTGGCCTATCCGGCGGCGGGCACGGCCAACGCCGAGGTGTCGCTGGCGCTGCTCGGCCTCGACGGCAGCCGGCGGGACGTGACGTGGGACCGGGAGCGCTTCCCGTATCTGGCGGCGGTGCACTGGACGGCCGCGGGGCCGCCGGTGCTGCTGGTCCAGGCGCGCGACCAGCGCACCCAGCACTACCTGACGGTGGACCTCGCGACGGGTGCGACCAGCACCGCGGTCGCCGAGGAAGATCGAATTTGGCTTGATCTTTTCCCCGGGGTTCCGGCTCTGCGGCCCGACGGGACACTGCTGCGGATCACGGACGTGGACGGCGTCCGGGTGCTGATGGCGGGTGAGGCCGCCCTGACGGGCGGCGAGTTGCATGTGCGGGCGCTGCTGGACGCGGGCGGCGACGACATCCTGGTCAGCGCCTCGGCGGGTCCTGACGCCGCCGACCCGCAGACCGGGCAGATCCACGTCCACCGGGTGACCGCGGAGGGTCCTGTCCGCGTCACGGAGGAGCCGGGGGTGCATTCGGCGGTGCGCGCGGGCGAGGTCACCGTGCTGGTCTCCGCGGTGCCCGACCGCCCGGGTGCGGCGGTCCGCGTCCTGCGCGCGGGGCGCCAGGTCGCCGAGGTGGCCTCGTACGCCGAGACGCCGTCGCTGACCGCCCGGGTGCGCTTCGCCGAGGCCGGGAAGCGGAAGATCCCGTGTGCGGTGCTGCTGCCCTCCGGCTATGCCGAGGGCGACGGCCCGCTGCCGGTGCTGATGGACCCGTACGGGGGTCCGCACGGCCAGCGCGTGGTGGCCGCGCACAACCCGCACCTGGTCTCGCAGTGGTTCGCCGACCAGGGCTTCGCGGTGGTCGTGGCGGACGGGCGCGGGACCCCCGGGCGCTCCCCCGGGTGGGAGAAGGGCATTTCCGGCGGCCGGCTCGCCGAGGTGGTCCTCGACGACCAGATCGACGCGCTGCACGCGCTCGCGGAGGACTTCCCGCTCGACCTCGGCCGGGTCGCGATCCGCGGCTGGTCCTTCGGCGGCACTCTGGCCGCGCTCGCGGTGCTGCGCCGCCCGGACGTCTTCCACGCGGGGGTCGCGGGCGCCCCGCTGACCGACCAGCGGCTCTACGACACGCACTACACCGAGCGCTACCTCGGCCACCCGGACGAGCAGGCGGAGGCCTACGACCTCAACTCGGTCGTGACCGCCGACGGCATCCCCCAGCTCGCCTCCCCCGCGCGGCCTTTGATGATCGTTCACGGCTTCGCCGACGACAACGTGCTGGTGGCGAACACCCTCCGGCTGTCCTCGGCCCTGCTGGCGGCCGGCCGGCCCCACGAGGTCCTCCCGCTGTCGGGCGGCGTCACGCACATGACCCCCCAGGAGCAGGTCGCGGAGAACCTGCTGCTCCTCCAGGTCGACTTCCTCCGCCGCTCGCTCGCCACGGGGGCCTGA
- a CDS encoding ABC transporter permease, whose product MTSSTETTVSGPPGEPDEITTADVAVPAELVGWSPGQLMWRRFKRDRAGVISAYVVGFFFVVAILAPVISKLYGKDPYTLYGQNEPGVLNDFGYPIAPNGGVSGKFWFGVEPNLGRDVFMQLVYGIRTSLSIALAVTIAVTVTAILLGISAGYLGGKMDYFVGRITDLLMAFPAQLFFVAVMPVVTALFVSPVNETPTYLRVVALIAVQWFLGWMGLSRLLRGQVLSLREREFIEAARVTGASSWRIVRRELLPNLVTPILVQSTLMLPTFVTAEAGLSFLGVGLVEPTPDWGRMFARGAEVYQNDLTYMFFPGIAMVVFIVAFNLLGDSVRDAFDPKAAR is encoded by the coding sequence ATGACGAGTTCCACCGAGACCACGGTCTCCGGTCCGCCCGGGGAACCGGATGAGATCACCACCGCCGATGTCGCGGTGCCGGCCGAGCTGGTCGGATGGTCGCCAGGCCAGTTGATGTGGCGACGGTTCAAACGAGACCGCGCCGGGGTCATCTCGGCCTACGTGGTCGGGTTCTTCTTCGTGGTCGCGATCCTCGCGCCGGTCATCTCGAAGCTCTACGGCAAGGACCCGTACACGCTGTACGGGCAGAACGAGCCGGGCGTGCTCAACGACTTCGGCTACCCGATCGCGCCGAACGGCGGCGTGAGCGGCAAGTTCTGGTTCGGCGTCGAGCCGAACCTCGGGCGGGACGTCTTCATGCAGCTGGTCTACGGGATCCGCACCTCGCTGAGCATCGCGCTCGCGGTGACGATCGCCGTGACCGTCACCGCGATCCTGCTGGGCATCTCGGCCGGCTACCTCGGCGGCAAGATGGACTACTTCGTCGGCCGGATCACCGACCTGCTGATGGCCTTCCCCGCGCAGCTGTTCTTCGTCGCCGTCATGCCGGTGGTGACCGCGCTCTTCGTGAGCCCGGTCAACGAGACGCCGACGTATCTGCGGGTGGTCGCGCTGATCGCGGTGCAGTGGTTCCTCGGCTGGATGGGCCTGTCCCGGCTGCTGCGCGGTCAGGTACTGAGCCTGCGGGAACGGGAGTTCATCGAGGCGGCCCGGGTCACCGGGGCCTCGTCGTGGCGCATCGTCCGCCGCGAACTGCTGCCGAACCTGGTGACGCCGATCCTGGTGCAGAGCACTCTGATGCTGCCGACCTTCGTGACCGCGGAAGCCGGACTGTCGTTCCTCGGTGTGGGGCTCGTGGAGCCCACGCCCGACTGGGGACGGATGTTCGCACGCGGCGCCGAGGTCTACCAGAACGACCTCACTTACATGTTCTTCCCCGGCATCGCGATGGTGGTCTTCATCGTCGCCTTCAACCTGCTCGGGGACTCGGTCCGGGACGCTTTCGACCCGAAGGCCGCTCGTTAG